A genomic region of Aspergillus oryzae RIB40 DNA, chromosome 1 contains the following coding sequences:
- a CDS encoding translation termination factor eRF1 (peptide chain release factor 1 (eRF1)): protein MSAAQANEAEKNIEIWKVKKLIKRLEAARGNGTSMISLIIPPKDQVSRAAKMLAEEFGTASNIKSRVNRLSVLSAITSTQQRLKLYNKVPPNGLVVYCGEIITSEGKERKINIDFEPFKPINTSLYLCDNKFHTEALSELLDSDQKFGFIVMDGNGALFGTLSGNTREVLQKLSVDLPKKHGRGGQSALRFARLREEKRHNYVRKIAELAVQNYITNDKINVAGLILAGSADFKNDLNQSDMFDQRLQSKVIKVVDVSYGGENGFNQAIELASETLSNVKFVQEKKLIGKYFEEISQDTGKVCYGIDDTLKALELGAAETLIVYENLDVTRWVLKNSTGSEVVIHTTKAQEENRDLFVEKETGTEMEVVDQSSFLEWLAESYKDFGATLEFVSDKSSEGNQFVKGFGGIGAILRYKVNFEQLADFEDEDEFYDGKPIVHAE, encoded by the exons ATGAGCGCGGCCCAGGCGAATGAAGCGGAGAAGAATATCGAAATATGGAAGGTTAAAAAACTAATCAAGCGTCTGGAGGCCGCCAGAGGAAATGGCACTTCGATGATATCTCTTATCATCC CTCCCAAGGACCAGGTATCTAGGGCGGCAAAGATGCTGGCTGAAGAATTT GGCACGGCTTCCAATATCAAATCCCGGGTCAATCGTCTTTCTGTCCTGTCCGCCATCACTTCCACGCAGCAGCGTCTTAAGCTATATAATAAGGTTCCCCCAAATGGCCTGGTCGTCTACTGTGGTGAGATTATCACCTCTGAGGGAAAGGAGCGTAAAATAAACATCGACTTCGAGCCATTCAAGCCTATCAATACGTCACTTTACCTGTGTGATAACAAATTCCACACTGAAGCACTGAGCGAACTTCTTGACTCGGACCAAAAGTTCGGTTTTATCGTTATGGATGGAAACGGTGCACTTTTCGGCACGCTTAGTGGAAACACCAGAGAGGTTCTTCAGAAGTTGAGCGTCGACTTGCCCAAGAAACACGGCCGTGGTGGTCAGTCAGCACTGCGTTTCGCGCGTCTTCGTGAAGAGAAGCGCCATAACTATGTACGCAAAATTGCTGAGCTGGCCGTTCAAAACTACATAACCAATGACAAGATTAACGTTGCGGGTCTGATCTTAGCTGGTTCAGCTGACTTCAAGAACGACCTCAACCAATCAGATATGTTCGATCAACGGTTGCAGTCTAAGGTGATCAAAGTTGTGGATGTATCTTACGGAGGAGAGAACGGTTTCAATCAGGCCATCGAACTTGCCTCGGAAACTTTGAGTAATGTTAAGTTTgtgcaggagaagaagctcattGGCAAGTATTTCGAGGAAATTAGCCAAGACACTGGGAAGGTCTGCTACGGTATTGATGATACTCTCAAGGCGTTGGAACTTGGCGCAGCGGAGACACTTATTGTATACGAGAACTTGGATGTCACTCGATGGGTCTTGAAAAACTCGACCGGTTCCGAAGTTGTCATTCACACAACCAAAGCCCAAGAGGAGAACCGGGACTTGTTCGTCGAGAAGGAAACTGGCACTGAAATGGAAGTTGTAGATCAGTCTTCGTTCCTTGAGTGGCTTGCAGAAAGCTATAAAGACTTCGGTGCAACTTTGGAGTTCGTTTCTGACAAATCTAGTGAGGGTAATCAGTTTGTTAAGGGCTTTGGTGGTATTGGGGCTATTCTCCGGTATAAGGTCAATTTCGAACAGCTTGCCGACTTTGAAGACGAGGACGAATTTTATGATGGTAAGCCTATTGTCCACGCTGAATGA
- a CDS encoding 25S rRNA (adenine2142-N1)-methyltransferase (predicted protein) has translation MASRRSRTKKATLLSHTRPPTVRAKHATLSSKATRNLIRGHHRLLKNRAQALKANDDLLVERIDARIRENGGLEGYQLASRLGQSLERGGDSSKVLVDWLSPQLSRLQDTKSKLRVLEVGALSTKNACSMNNFLDVTRIDLNSQEPGILRQDFMEMSLPRGAADQFHIISLSLVLNYVPDAIGRGEMLKRCVAFLRKSPLSGSPFHISPRLFLVLPVACVKNSRYLTECRLRDIMSSMGFVLEKSKETSRLIFQLWEHSHDFQPTSFKKEVLRTGKMKNNFAIVVKQ, from the coding sequence ATGGCCTCGAGGAGATCTCGGACGAAAAAGGCCACGCTCCTTTCACATACTCGACCGCCAACAGTCAGAGCCAAACATGCAACCCTCTCATCTAAAGCCACACGCAATCTCATTCGCGGACATCATCGACTTCTCAAAAATCGGGCACAGGCTCTAAAAGCCAACGATGATCTTCTAGTTGAAAGGATCGATGCCCGGATTCGAGAGAATGGCGGTTTAGAAGGATATCAACTTGCTAGCAGACTCGGACAGTCTCTAGAACGCGGTGGAGACTCAAGTAAAGTTTTAGTCGATTGGCTAAGTCCACAATTATCGCGATTACAAGATACGAAGTCTAAGCTGCGGGTGCTCGAAGTTGGTGCTCTCAGCACCAAAAACGCTTGCTCTATGAACAACTTTCTGGATGTCACCAGGATCGATTTGAATTCTCAGGAGCCCGGAATATTAAGACAGGATTTCATGGAAATGTCACTCCCTCGTGGCGCTGCCGATCAGTTTCACATCATTAGCCTTTCCCTGGTTCTCAATTATGTCCCAGATGCCATTGGCAGGGGCGAAATGTTGAAGCGATGCGTTGCCTTCCTGAGAAAGTCACCCCTGTCTGGGTCACCCTTCCATATCTCACCTAGGCTGTTCCTAGTCTTACCTGTGGCCTGTGTCAAAAACTCGCGATACCTTACGGAGTGCAGACTACGGGACATAATGTCTAGCATGGGGTTTGTTCTGGAAAAGAGCAAGGAGACTTCGAGGTTGATATTCCAGCTTTGGGAGCACAGCCATGACTTCCAACCCACGTCGTTCAAGAAAGAGGTTTTGAGGACTGgcaagatgaagaacaaTTTCGCTATTGTTGTCAAACAATGA
- a CDS encoding putative transporter (amino acid transporters) — protein sequence MPASIALIEDEDIGDSSTLERNTHGIRIPSSNPPDLPPDLDVFSRGNSAGPTGYLIDAYSVNRLRPASFSARFRQAGGVNSIDSFARSWQRAAGFPEIIPRRPSFVTVEPDEDCIVNDTAESRDRRSLGGDTDITRPLLAADTEEEGCDLDGRSPPKGIASIFGSSLDRSTGTSYGTISSRVSEATRRHAVQLHREQQARLDAPAIEDTESLLVKQVHHEDGTRESIVVGQSTVPQTIFNSVNVLIGIGLLSLPLAMKQAGWLLGLTFLSFAAVVTSYTARILARCLDVDRSLVTYADLAYISFGNHARLVTSLLFCLELIGACVALVVLFADSLQALIPGLSSLQWKLICGFMLIPLNFVPLRLLSVTSILGIISCTSIVMLICLDGLLKPNGLGSLHEPATTSLFPNNWRTVPLSFGLIMSPWGGHGVFPNIYRDMRHPSKYGKSLIYLTYYAQQYSLDCAMAIVGWVMFGEEVRDEITANILLTNEYPRGISICIIIFIAIIPITKVPLNCRPLVATVEVLCGLGPHVGLAPENPKSTQATIRQSLQAIIRLLVVAVIVLMAILCPSFDRIMALMGSALCFTICIILPLAFYLKIFGQEISRKEWFLDWLLLLISTVLAIVGTAWAFLPENMISV from the exons ATGCCGGCTTCAATAGCGCTAATTGAGGACGAGGATATAGGAGACTCTAGTACGCTCGAGCGTAACACACATGGTATCAGGATACCAAGTTCAAATCCGCCAGATCTACCACCAGATCTCGATGTATTTTCTCGTGGGAATTCCGCAGGGCCCACGGGATATTTGATCGATGCTTATTCTGTCAACAGACTAAG GCCAGCATCATTTTCCGCGCGGTTCAGACAAGCAGGCGGGGTCAACAGTATTGATAGTTTTGCTCGATCATGGCAACGAGCTGCAGGGTTCCCCGAAATAATCCCTCGCCGTCCCTCATTTGTGACAGTGGAACCCGACGAAGATTGTATCGTGAATGACACCGCTGAGTCCCGAGACCGTCGATCGCTCGGCGGAGATACTGATATTACTCGGCCATTGCTTGCTGCCgacactgaagaagagggttgTGACCTCGATGGCCGAAGTCCGCCGAAAGGAATCGCTAGCATTTTCGGATCCTCGTTGGATAGAAGCACCGGAACGTCGTACGGTACCATATCCTCTCGCGTTAGCGAAGCGACCCGGAGACACGCTGTACAACTACACAGGGAGCAACAAGCCCGCCTTGATGCACCTGCGATTGAGGATACTGAATCTCTACTCGTCAAACAGGTACACCATGAAGATGGTACTCGTGAGAGTATTGTTGTTGGCCAGTCGACCGTGCCGCAAACGATCTTCAACTCCGTGAATGTTCTAATCGGCATTGGACTCTTGAGCCTCCCGCTGGCAATGAAGCAGGCAGGCTGGCTTCTTGGTCTaacatttctttccttcgcTGCCGTGGTAACTTCTTACACAGCAAGGATCCTTGCTAGGTGCTTGGATGTTGATCGGAGTCTTGTTACCTACGCTGACTTGGCCTACATAAGCTTTGGAAACCATGCACGCTTAGTGACAAGTCTTCTATTCTGTTTGGAACTCATAGGGGCTTGTGTCGCCCTAGTCGTACTTTTTGCTGACAGCCTCCAGGCTCTAATTCCAGGACTGAGTAGTCTTCAGTGGAAACTTATCTGTGGTTTTATGCTCATTCCTTTGAACTTTGTGCCTTTACGACTTCTTAGTGTGACCAGTATCTTGGGTATAATCTCTTGCACATCCA TTGTCATGTTAATATGCCTTGATGGGCTCCTCAAACCAAACGGTCTGGGCTCCCTGCACGAACCAGCCACAACTTCTTTATTCCCAAACAACTGGCGGACCGTGCCTCTTAGCTTCGGGTTGATAATGT CACCTTGGGGCGGCCATGGCGTGTTTCCCAATATATATCGAGATATGAGGCATCCAAGTAAATATGGAAAGAGCCT TATATATCTAACATATTATGCACAACAGTATTCCCTGGATTGCGCAATGGCTATTGTGGGATGGGTGAtgtttggtgaagaagtacGGGATGAAATCACCGCCAACATCCTGCTGACGAATGAATACCCACGCGGAATATCTATTTGCATTATAATCTTTATCGCAATCATCCCGATCACAAAAGTGCCCCTGAA CTGTCGACCTCTCGTGGCTACGGTTGAAGTCCTTTGTGGGCTTGGGCCACACGTTGGCTTAGCACCAGAAAATCCCAAAAGCACACAGGCAACCATTCGACAGTCATTGCAAGCCATTATACGACTTCTTGTGGTCGCGGTTATCGTGTTAATGGCAATTCTCTGCCCATCCTTTGACCGAATCATGGCGCTGATGGGCTCTGCCTTGTGCTTTACGATCTGCATCATTCTGCCACTTGCGTTTTATTTGAAAATATTCGGACAAGAAATCAGTCGGAAAGAGTGGTTCCTGGACTGGCTTCTTTTACTCATATCAACAGTATTGGCAATTGTTGGAACGGCGTGGGCGTTCTTGCCGGAGAATATGATTTCTGTATAG
- a CDS encoding 60S ribosomal protein uL23 (60s ribosomal protein L23) has protein sequence MAPKADNKQGKTKPSDRAGAAAKAVLKGVGAHKARKVRTSTTFHRPKTLELSRSPKYPRKSIPHAPRLDSHKVILYPLNTESAMKKIEENNTLVFIVDVKANKRQIKLALKKLYDVDTVKVNTLVRPDGSKKAFARLTPDVDALDIAATKLAIV, from the exons ATGGCACCTAAGGCGGATAACAAGCAAG GCAAGACAAAGCCCAGCGACCGCGCTGGCGCTGCTGCCAAGGCAGTCCTGAAGGGTGTAGGC GCGCACAAGGCTCGCAAGGTCCGCACTTCCACCACCTTCCACCGCCCCAAGACCCTTGAGCTCTCCCGGTCGCCCAAGTACCCCCGCAAGTCGATTCCTCATGCTCCTCGTCTCGATTCTCACAAGGTCATTCTTTACCCCCTCAACACCGAGAGtgcgatgaagaagattgaggaGAACAACACTCTGGTTTTCATTGTGGATGTGAAGGCGAACAAGCGCCAGATCAAACTGGCTCTTAAGAAGCTTTACGATGTCGACACTGTTAAGGTCAATACTCTTGTCAG GCCCGATGGATCCAAGAAAGCCTTTGCTCGGCTAACCCCTGATGTGGATGCTCTGGACATTGCGGCTACCAAGCTTGCCATTGTCTAG